A genomic stretch from Candidatus Binataceae bacterium includes:
- the lptC gene encoding LPS export ABC transporter periplasmic protein LptC codes for MSPRSIAKALAGIGIGALLVIVISAVWVVGKRDRQQRLLARAVKLVPGTLLDAHNFHWTQMKGDHELWQLQAKEAAYSNDRASARLSGAELSMKLDDGKDMSAHAQRVLLKLQGNHVLQADFSGGLVLNYKGMVITTDKATFFPDRDDLQAAGPVTIDGPQFSVRGVGLDAHPRAQTFTLKAQTDTQVTIKQNGAAQPS; via the coding sequence ATGAGCCCGCGCTCCATTGCCAAGGCCTTGGCTGGGATCGGAATCGGCGCACTGCTGGTGATAGTCATCAGCGCGGTGTGGGTAGTGGGCAAGCGCGACCGCCAACAACGATTGTTGGCGCGCGCGGTTAAATTGGTACCCGGAACTCTGTTGGACGCCCACAATTTCCACTGGACGCAGATGAAAGGCGATCACGAGCTGTGGCAGTTGCAGGCCAAAGAAGCGGCCTATAGCAATGACCGCGCCTCAGCCCGCCTCAGCGGGGCCGAGCTAAGCATGAAATTAGATGATGGCAAGGACATGTCGGCACATGCCCAACGCGTATTGCTCAAGCTGCAAGGCAATCACGTGCTGCAAGCCGACTTCTCCGGCGGACTGGTGCTCAATTACAAAGGGATGGTGATTACTACCGACAAGGCCACTTTCTTTCCCGATCGCGACGATCTGCAAGCCGCCGGGCCGGTTACCATCGACGGTCCCCAATTCAGTGTTCGCGGAGTGGGTCTGGACGCGCATCCCCGCGCACAGACGTTTACCTTGAAGGCGCAGACCGATACCCAGGTCACGATCAAACAAAATGGCGCAGCGCAGCCCTCGTAG